One genomic segment of Planctomycetota bacterium includes these proteins:
- a CDS encoding alpha/beta fold hydrolase yields MLKIVTLNDATLAYYDAGQGPPMLFLHGFPLDHTMWRGQLDALADKFRVIAPDLRGFGRSSVTPGTVTMAQHAADCSALLFALGIGNAAVCALSMGGYVAWQLLRQRRWRVERLILCDTRAVADTPEGAAGRHKMADQVLREGSRVAAMLMLPKLFAERTARDQPAVIDQTRETMLANQPEGIAASQRGMAEREDARPLLATINKPTLLIVGQEDQISTVEEMTGMAAAIPGAELFVVPGAGHMAPLEAPAAVNAKIRAFMTS; encoded by the coding sequence ATGCTTAAAATTGTCACCCTCAACGACGCCACGCTCGCCTACTACGACGCCGGCCAGGGACCGCCGATGCTGTTCCTGCACGGCTTCCCGTTGGATCACACGATGTGGCGCGGGCAGCTCGACGCCTTGGCCGACAAGTTTCGCGTCATCGCACCCGACCTGCGCGGCTTTGGCCGCAGCAGCGTCACGCCGGGCACGGTCACGATGGCCCAGCACGCCGCCGATTGCTCGGCGCTGCTGTTCGCCTTGGGAATCGGCAATGCCGCTGTCTGTGCATTGTCGATGGGTGGCTATGTCGCCTGGCAATTACTCAGGCAACGACGATGGCGCGTCGAGCGGCTGATCCTCTGCGACACTCGCGCCGTCGCCGACACGCCCGAGGGGGCCGCGGGGCGTCACAAGATGGCCGATCAGGTGCTGCGCGAAGGTTCGCGCGTGGCGGCGATGTTGATGTTGCCCAAGTTATTCGCCGAGCGAACCGCGCGCGACCAACCGGCCGTGATCGACCAGACGCGCGAAACGATGCTGGCGAATCAGCCCGAGGGGATTGCCGCGTCGCAGCGGGGCATGGCCGAGCGCGAGGACGCGCGCCCGCTGCTGGCAACGATCAATAAGCCGACGCTGTTGATCGTGGGGCAAGAAGATCAGATCTCGACGGTCGAGGAAATGACCGGCATGGCCGCGGCCATTCCGGGGGCCGAACTGTTCGTCGTGCCGGGAGCCGGGCACATGGCGCCCCTGGAAGCCCCAGCCGCGGTGAACGCAAAGATTCGCGCGTTCATGACGTCTTAA
- a CDS encoding alpha-amylase/alpha-mannosidase: protein MHDVSLALVWHQHQPYYPDDIGHENPMPWVRLHATKDYWGMAMQLKEVPEFHATINLVPSLLVQLLGYLKHGHEDEHLRVSRLPADGLAENDLHFLLDNFFMVHPDHMIRPYPRYNELYQMRGIGVDPAHRAAKRFTKRDVLDLQCWSNLTWIHPIAFEIDPDLAEFRARGKHYTEADKQWLLKKQMELMAQVIPLHRELAERGQVELTTTPFYHPISPLLLDKRLARQAMPHVQLPKHLDGYPADLEFHLQEAVKFHEELFGIKPRGMWPSEGSVCQAMIPAVASAGIEWIATDEEILSCSTDGWVSRDGQGFLRHPEMLYRPWRAEERGHDVQMVFRDHAMSDQIGFHYQRYQPQHAVDDFIGKLEAIGRATTANAGQRPSLVSIILDGENCWEYYSDGGREFLRSLYQRVASHPRIKSTRVGDYVRKHPATDRIGNLFAGSWISHNFGIWIGHPECNQAWDYVSETRQALTTAQRKKSAPPEQLEKAWRELYIAEGSDWFWWFGDSHSSAQDAVFDRLFRKHLQNVYQLIGQECPPELMRPISQSHQHAQPYTQPTSLLNVKLDGRRTYFEWINAGQFIAGGSRGSMSMVQEGRVAGIWFGFDETHLFLRIDTRNGPARERLAEVDALRISFVRPESIEIVVEQPCQPEPRMRLFRKGTAAGDGGARAACDQILEISVPLRALRATTDEPIHLRLDLEQKESSVERVPAEGAIETVVPSPEFELMMWQA from the coding sequence ATGCACGACGTCTCGCTGGCGCTGGTTTGGCATCAACACCAGCCCTATTACCCCGACGACATTGGCCACGAAAACCCCATGCCCTGGGTGCGCCTGCACGCCACCAAGGACTACTGGGGCATGGCCATGCAGTTGAAGGAAGTCCCCGAGTTTCACGCCACGATCAACCTGGTTCCCAGCTTGCTGGTCCAGTTGCTCGGCTATCTGAAGCACGGGCACGAAGACGAACACCTACGGGTCAGCCGGCTGCCGGCCGACGGGCTGGCCGAGAACGATCTGCACTTCCTGCTCGATAACTTCTTCATGGTCCACCCGGACCACATGATCCGCCCCTACCCGCGGTACAACGAGCTGTACCAGATGCGCGGTATTGGCGTCGATCCGGCCCACCGGGCGGCCAAGCGGTTCACCAAGCGCGACGTGCTGGACCTGCAATGCTGGTCGAACCTGACCTGGATTCACCCGATTGCGTTTGAAATCGACCCCGATCTGGCCGAGTTTCGCGCCCGCGGCAAGCACTACACCGAAGCCGACAAGCAATGGCTCTTGAAGAAGCAGATGGAGCTGATGGCCCAGGTCATCCCGCTGCATCGCGAGCTGGCCGAGCGCGGACAGGTCGAGCTGACAACCACGCCGTTCTATCACCCGATCTCGCCATTGTTGCTGGATAAGCGTTTGGCGCGACAGGCGATGCCCCACGTCCAGTTGCCCAAGCACCTGGACGGCTATCCGGCCGATCTGGAGTTCCACCTGCAAGAGGCCGTCAAGTTCCACGAGGAGTTGTTCGGCATCAAGCCGCGCGGCATGTGGCCCAGCGAAGGCTCAGTCTGTCAGGCGATGATCCCGGCCGTGGCCTCGGCGGGCATCGAATGGATCGCGACTGACGAAGAGATTCTCAGTTGCTCGACCGACGGCTGGGTCTCGCGCGATGGCCAGGGCTTCCTGCGCCATCCCGAAATGTTGTACCGTCCGTGGCGCGCCGAGGAGCGCGGTCACGACGTGCAAATGGTCTTTCGTGATCACGCCATGAGCGACCAAATTGGCTTCCACTACCAGCGCTACCAGCCGCAGCACGCCGTGGATGACTTTATCGGCAAGCTCGAGGCGATCGGCCGCGCCACCACCGCCAACGCCGGCCAGCGGCCGTCGCTGGTCAGCATCATTCTCGACGGCGAAAACTGCTGGGAGTATTACTCGGACGGCGGGCGCGAATTCCTGCGCAGCTTGTACCAGCGCGTGGCGTCGCACCCGCGCATCAAGTCGACCCGCGTGGGGGATTACGTCCGCAAACACCCGGCCACCGATCGCATTGGCAACTTGTTCGCCGGTAGCTGGATTTCGCACAATTTCGGCATCTGGATCGGGCATCCCGAGTGCAACCAGGCCTGGGACTATGTGTCCGAGACGCGCCAGGCGCTGACCACCGCCCAGCGCAAGAAGTCGGCTCCGCCCGAGCAGCTTGAGAAGGCATGGCGCGAGCTGTACATCGCCGAGGGGAGCGATTGGTTCTGGTGGTTCGGCGACAGTCATTCGAGCGCGCAAGACGCCGTGTTCGACCGGCTGTTCCGCAAGCACCTGCAAAACGTCTACCAATTGATCGGCCAGGAATGTCCGCCCGAGTTGATGCGCCCGATCAGCCAGTCGCACCAGCACGCCCAGCCCTATACCCAGCCGACGAGTCTGCTGAACGTGAAGCTCGACGGACGGCGGACCTACTTCGAGTGGATCAACGCCGGTCAGTTCATCGCCGGCGGTTCGCGGGGGTCGATGAGCATGGTGCAAGAAGGGCGTGTGGCGGGCATCTGGTTCGGGTTCGACGAAACTCACCTGTTCCTGCGGATCGACACGCGCAACGGGCCGGCGCGCGAACGATTGGCCGAGGTCGACGCCCTGCGGATCAGCTTTGTTCGCCCCGAGTCGATTGAAATCGTTGTCGAACAGCCCTGCCAGCCGGAACCGCGAATGCGACTGTTCCGCAAGGGAACGGCCGCCGGTGACGGCGGGGCCCGGGCGGCCTGTGATCAAATCTTGGAAATCAGCGTTCCCTTGCGGGCGCTGCGGGCGACGACCGACGAACCGATTCACCTGCGTTTGGACCTAGAGCAGAAAGAATCGTCG
- a CDS encoding membrane dipeptidase yields the protein MLTFDAHLDLSMNALEWNRDLTQPLADIRAREASLKDKPDRGAGVVSLGEMRRGQIGICVATQIARYVPPGGKLLGWNSPEIAWSQTQGQLAWYRAMEEAGQMFPIVDRRGLDRMVELWSNDPPADAPIGYILSLEGADSILTPRHLERAHAQGLRAVGPAHYGPGRYAQGTHATGGLGPRGKELLDVMRELNIILDATHLCDDSFWEAIKVWDGPVWASHQNCRALVPGNRQFSDEQLKELIGRGCVFGAVFDAWMMTPDWTIGKTRPEQSGLKIERIVDHMDHICQLAGNARHIGIGSDLDGGFGREQCPQDMDSIADLARIPDMLARRGYSPEDVAAVMHGNFLRFLREAWRS from the coding sequence ATGCTGACCTTCGACGCCCACCTTGACCTGAGCATGAACGCCCTGGAATGGAACCGTGACCTTACACAACCGCTGGCCGACATTCGCGCCCGCGAAGCGTCGCTCAAGGACAAGCCCGACCGGGGCGCCGGCGTGGTTTCGTTGGGCGAGATGCGCCGCGGCCAGATTGGCATCTGCGTGGCCACGCAAATTGCCCGCTATGTGCCCCCCGGCGGCAAGCTGCTGGGCTGGAACAGTCCCGAGATCGCCTGGTCGCAAACCCAAGGGCAGTTGGCCTGGTACCGGGCCATGGAAGAAGCCGGCCAGATGTTCCCGATTGTCGATCGGCGCGGCCTCGACCGGATGGTCGAGCTGTGGAGTAACGACCCGCCCGCCGATGCCCCGATTGGCTACATTCTCAGCCTGGAAGGGGCCGACTCGATCCTGACGCCGCGCCACTTGGAGCGGGCCCACGCCCAGGGTTTGCGCGCCGTCGGCCCGGCTCACTATGGCCCCGGCCGTTATGCCCAGGGAACCCATGCCACCGGCGGGCTTGGTCCGCGCGGCAAGGAACTGCTCGACGTGATGCGCGAGCTGAACATTATTCTCGACGCCACTCACTTGTGCGATGACAGCTTCTGGGAAGCGATCAAGGTCTGGGACGGCCCGGTCTGGGCCAGCCACCAGAACTGTCGCGCGCTGGTGCCGGGCAATCGGCAATTCAGCGACGAGCAGTTAAAAGAGCTGATCGGGCGCGGCTGCGTGTTTGGCGCGGTCTTTGACGCCTGGATGATGACCCCCGACTGGACGATCGGCAAAACGCGTCCCGAGCAGTCGGGTTTGAAGATCGAACGGATCGTCGACCACATGGACCATATCTGCCAACTGGCGGGCAATGCGCGGCACATTGGCATTGGCTCGGACCTGGACGGCGGCTTTGGCCGCGAGCAATGCCCCCAGGACATGGATTCGATCGCCGATCTGGCGCGGATACCCGACATGCTGGCCCGCCGGGGTTACTCGCCCGAGGACGTGGCGGCGGTCATGCACGGCAACTTCCTGCGGTTCTTGCGCGAAGCCTGGCGATCGTAG
- a CDS encoding transposase: MNREPDTNRNQRRIIDSPHYAHFLTFTVYRRRRLLDHDVPKRFVLGILNHQLTAFSAQCAGFVIMPDHVHAIVRISNSRPLTQFMHGWKRMSSFKIREWYREHAPEYCREFGEGDRFWQAKYHSFEIEQEAKLREKLEYMHMNPVRAGLVERTVDWPWSSARWYEQQRTVGVPISWLE; the protein is encoded by the coding sequence ATGAATCGTGAACCTGATACGAATCGAAACCAGCGCCGCATCATCGACAGTCCGCACTACGCGCACTTCTTGACGTTTACCGTCTACCGCCGGAGACGACTTCTCGATCACGACGTTCCCAAGCGATTTGTCCTCGGCATCCTCAATCACCAACTCACCGCGTTCAGCGCTCAATGCGCCGGCTTCGTGATTATGCCGGATCATGTGCATGCCATCGTGAGAATCTCAAACTCTCGGCCCCTCACACAGTTCATGCACGGTTGGAAACGAATGTCGAGTTTCAAGATTCGCGAGTGGTATCGAGAGCACGCACCGGAATACTGTCGAGAGTTCGGCGAAGGAGATCGTTTCTGGCAAGCGAAGTATCATTCGTTCGAAATCGAGCAGGAGGCCAAGCTGCGCGAGAAGCTGGAATATATGCACATGAATCCGGTTCGCGCGGGACTCGTCGAGCGAACCGTCGACTGGCCGTGGAGTTCGGCGCGCTGGTACGAACAGCAACGTACCGTGGGTGTGCCGATCAGTTGGCTCGAATGA
- a CDS encoding polysaccharide biosynthesis/export family protein — MTMKLLNTKSRWLLWTLSCFALGGLVTLGLPADEAPMVEPAEVVSATTSATEPTDDVRQSLADAGIVLCQHLSPAAPYPIRAIDTTTAAPQPAGWGLSQPFDWQPYAQGEYVGHARSPHVCEYRLRADDLLECVFRVTRDEQSQPYRLNVGDEIKVESLTDPTLNRENLIVQPDGTITLPLVGQVKATRLTVTELREVIDDAYQHYYKSPSITVTPLKVNTKLEDLRATVDKRQGFGGQSREARVTPEGTIALPAVGNVPAQGLTLGELKRELDERYAVEVEGLEVTPVLLQRAPRYVYVLGEVRTPGRYTLEGPTTVMQSISMAGGWNVGGNLRQVIIFRRGDDWRLLATMLDIRGAVYARTPCPADEVWINDSDIVVVPKSPLLVFDDWAQIIFQHGIYRVFPFTTSMNFGFYNTLPGAAAVTAGS, encoded by the coding sequence ATGACGATGAAGCTGTTGAACACCAAGTCGCGCTGGTTGCTGTGGACGCTCTCCTGCTTTGCGCTGGGGGGGCTCGTGACGCTGGGCTTGCCAGCGGACGAAGCGCCGATGGTCGAACCCGCGGAGGTTGTCAGCGCGACGACGTCGGCGACCGAACCAACCGACGACGTGCGACAATCATTGGCCGACGCGGGCATTGTCTTGTGCCAGCATTTGTCGCCGGCTGCGCCGTATCCGATTCGGGCTATCGACACGACGACGGCCGCGCCGCAGCCAGCCGGTTGGGGACTGTCTCAACCATTCGACTGGCAACCGTACGCGCAAGGCGAATACGTCGGCCACGCCCGCAGCCCGCATGTCTGTGAATATCGCTTGCGGGCCGATGACTTGCTCGAATGCGTGTTCCGCGTGACCCGCGACGAGCAGTCGCAGCCCTATCGCTTGAACGTGGGTGATGAGATCAAGGTCGAGTCGCTGACCGATCCGACGTTGAACCGCGAGAACCTGATCGTTCAGCCCGACGGCACGATCACATTGCCGCTGGTGGGGCAAGTGAAGGCCACACGGCTGACGGTCACCGAATTGCGCGAGGTGATCGACGACGCCTACCAGCACTATTACAAGAGCCCGTCGATCACGGTCACCCCGCTCAAGGTGAATACCAAGCTCGAAGATCTGCGCGCCACGGTCGACAAGCGGCAAGGCTTCGGCGGCCAGTCGCGCGAAGCCCGGGTCACGCCCGAGGGGACCATCGCCCTGCCGGCCGTGGGGAATGTGCCAGCCCAGGGATTGACGCTGGGCGAGTTGAAGCGCGAGCTCGACGAACGGTACGCCGTCGAGGTCGAGGGGCTCGAGGTGACGCCGGTGCTGCTGCAACGCGCGCCCCGCTATGTGTATGTCTTGGGCGAGGTGCGGACGCCGGGGCGGTACACCCTGGAAGGGCCGACGACCGTCATGCAGTCGATCAGCATGGCCGGCGGTTGGAACGTCGGCGGCAACTTGCGGCAAGTGATCATCTTTCGCCGTGGCGACGATTGGCGGCTGCTGGCCACGATGCTCGACATTCGCGGCGCGGTTTATGCCCGGACGCCTTGCCCGGCCGATGAGGTCTGGATCAACGACTCGGACATCGTGGTGGTGCCGAAGTCGCCGTTGTTGGTGTTCGACGACTGGGCGCAAATTATTTTCCAGCACGGCATCTACCGCGTATTTCCGTTCACCACGAGCATGAACTTCGGGTTCTACAACACGCTGCCCGGCGCGGCCGCCGTGACGGCCGGTTCCTAG
- a CDS encoding glycine--tRNA ligase — MEKLVSLCKRRGFLFQSSEIYGGLNGFWDYGPLGVELKRNIKDAWWRDMVSGHDDLAAPAGAPEAYEMVGLDCSIIMHPQVWKVSGHFDLFCDMMVDCRETKKRYRFDQVRGRWVSKGGAPDFNAATAQQLFVTTTAEAGQELADIQQRALKLFDLRAKDAERLVWQSELVSLATVSPAKFAQILAPDAKTLGTLTEPREFNLMFKTIVGAMGGEEDAAFLRPETAQGIFVNFKNVVDSSRVRVPFGIAQTGKSFRNEITPRNFTFRSREFEQMEIEFFCHPKSSFDWYQYWRDRRMKWYTDLGLASDKLRLREHDKDELSHYSRGTADIEYAFPFLPAGEFGELEGIAHRGDFDLRSHMEGKLDPKTNPLTVELLPDGKTPRHRGSGKDLSYFDDLAKERYVPHVIEPSAGADRATLAFLCEAYYEDQAPDEKGEMQTRVVMRFHPRIAPIKAAILPLVKKDGMPELAHEIYRALKRRFNVFYDEKSAVGRRYRRQDEAGTPYCITVDGQSLVDRTVTFRDRDSLKQWRVPVADCLAELEKLISG; from the coding sequence ATGGAAAAACTGGTCTCGCTCTGCAAGCGGCGAGGCTTCTTGTTTCAATCGAGCGAAATCTACGGCGGCCTCAACGGCTTTTGGGATTACGGCCCGCTGGGGGTCGAGCTGAAGCGGAACATCAAAGACGCCTGGTGGCGCGACATGGTCAGCGGCCACGACGACCTGGCCGCGCCGGCCGGCGCGCCCGAGGCCTATGAAATGGTCGGCCTCGACTGCTCGATCATCATGCACCCGCAGGTTTGGAAGGTCTCGGGGCATTTTGATTTGTTCTGCGACATGATGGTCGATTGCCGCGAAACCAAGAAGCGCTATCGCTTCGACCAGGTCCGCGGCCGCTGGGTCAGCAAAGGGGGCGCGCCCGACTTCAACGCCGCCACCGCACAGCAACTATTCGTCACCACGACGGCCGAAGCCGGGCAAGAGCTGGCCGACATCCAACAGCGGGCGCTCAAGCTGTTCGACCTCCGCGCCAAGGACGCCGAGCGCTTGGTCTGGCAAAGCGAATTGGTGTCGCTGGCCACGGTCTCGCCGGCCAAGTTTGCCCAGATCCTCGCCCCCGACGCCAAGACGCTCGGCACGCTGACCGAGCCGCGCGAGTTCAACTTGATGTTCAAGACGATCGTCGGCGCGATGGGTGGCGAAGAAGACGCCGCCTTCCTCCGCCCCGAGACCGCACAAGGCATCTTCGTCAACTTCAAGAACGTCGTCGACAGCTCGCGCGTTCGCGTGCCCTTCGGCATCGCCCAGACGGGCAAGAGCTTTCGCAACGAGATCACGCCGCGCAACTTCACCTTCCGCTCGCGCGAGTTCGAGCAGATGGAAATCGAGTTCTTCTGCCATCCCAAGAGTTCGTTCGATTGGTACCAGTACTGGCGCGATCGCCGCATGAAGTGGTACACCGACCTGGGTCTGGCCAGCGACAAGCTGCGACTGCGCGAGCACGACAAGGACGAACTCAGTCACTACTCGCGTGGCACGGCCGACATCGAGTACGCGTTTCCGTTCCTGCCCGCGGGTGAGTTCGGCGAGTTGGAGGGGATCGCTCATCGCGGCGACTTCGACCTCCGCAGCCACATGGAAGGGAAGCTCGACCCCAAGACCAATCCGCTGACGGTCGAGTTGTTGCCCGACGGCAAAACCCCGCGGCATCGTGGCAGCGGCAAGGACTTGAGCTACTTCGACGATCTGGCCAAGGAACGGTACGTGCCGCACGTCATCGAGCCGTCGGCCGGCGCCGATCGGGCCACGCTGGCCTTCTTGTGCGAGGCGTACTACGAGGACCAGGCTCCCGACGAGAAAGGCGAAATGCAAACCCGCGTGGTCATGCGTTTCCATCCGCGGATTGCGCCGATCAAGGCCGCGATCCTGCCGCTGGTCAAGAAGGACGGCATGCCCGAGCTGGCCCACGAGATCTATCGCGCGCTGAAGCGGCGGTTTAATGTGTTTTACGACGAGAAGAGCGCCGTTGGCCGCCGCTATCGCCGCCAGGACGAGGCGGGCACGCCGTACTGCATTACCGTCGACGGAC
- a CDS encoding DUF1573 domain-containing protein gives MRRILLVVAISLLASTASAQKWAKEMFEATSHDFGTVAANSKTEFRFTFNNPYRDPIHITGVRTSCGCTTPTVVKNDVKFDEQGEILAHFNTDRFTGKRGATLTVTIDKPQYAEVQLRIDGVIRTDISINPGVVNFGSVDRGALVERTVTVDYHGSSAWKINEVRVNSPYLDAKLVEGDKKSRQSQLQVSLKPDAPVGYLRDEITLLTSDPGTPQIGLMVEGRVVAELTANPANLILGAVPMGQKVTKQFVLQAKKPFKITKIACDDPSLQTTVSDEAKTWQMVAITFVANEAGQIDRKLHVETDLGQGASIDVPVHVEVVGLAKK, from the coding sequence ATGCGGCGCATTCTGCTGGTGGTGGCGATCAGCCTGTTGGCCTCGACGGCCTCGGCCCAAAAATGGGCCAAGGAAATGTTTGAAGCCACTTCGCACGACTTTGGCACGGTGGCGGCGAACTCGAAAACCGAGTTCCGCTTCACCTTCAACAATCCTTACCGCGACCCGATTCACATCACGGGCGTGCGGACCAGTTGCGGCTGTACCACGCCAACCGTGGTGAAGAACGACGTCAAGTTCGATGAACAGGGTGAGATTCTCGCCCACTTCAACACCGACCGCTTCACCGGCAAGCGCGGCGCCACATTGACCGTGACGATCGACAAGCCGCAATACGCCGAGGTGCAACTGCGAATCGACGGCGTCATCCGCACCGACATCTCGATCAACCCAGGCGTGGTTAACTTTGGCAGCGTCGATCGGGGCGCGTTGGTCGAGCGAACCGTGACGGTCGATTACCACGGCTCGTCGGCCTGGAAGATCAACGAAGTCAGGGTCAACAGCCCGTACCTCGACGCCAAGCTGGTCGAAGGGGACAAGAAATCTCGCCAGAGCCAACTGCAGGTCTCGCTCAAGCCGGACGCTCCGGTCGGCTATCTGCGTGACGAAATCACGTTGCTGACCAGCGACCCCGGCACGCCGCAGATCGGTCTGATGGTCGAAGGGCGCGTGGTGGCCGAGTTGACCGCGAACCCGGCGAACCTGATCCTGGGGGCCGTGCCGATGGGCCAGAAGGTGACCAAGCAGTTCGTCCTGCAAGCCAAGAAGCCGTTCAAGATCACCAAGATCGCCTGCGACGACCCGTCGCTACAGACCACGGTCTCGGACGAAGCCAAGACCTGGCAGATGGTGGCCATCACGTTCGTGGCCAACGAAGCCGGGCAGATCGACCGCAAGCTCCACGTCGAGACCGACCTGGGCCAGGGGGCGTCGATCGACGTGCCGGTTCACGTCGAAGTGGTCGGCCTGGCCAAGAAATAG
- a CDS encoding 2-phosphosulfolactate phosphatase, translated as MPTLNVHLLPELVEPERLRDRAVVVIDVLRATTTIAFALNAGAREVIPCLEVDDARRRAAQYPAGTVLLGGERLGVRIEGFDLGNSPTEYTAERVINKTVVFTTTNGTRAMERCRLARRVLLGALVTRRAVAKALAGETDVDIVCAGTRGEVGLDDALTAGAIAEELLMQWITHVPALNDQTRIAMDAWGRAERRGVLPALEESYGGRNLIEEGFKDDIFIASDVDLFDRSQVPTLDVPAWSIRLA; from the coding sequence ATGCCTACTCTCAATGTTCACTTGCTGCCCGAGTTGGTCGAGCCCGAGCGGCTGCGCGATCGGGCTGTCGTGGTAATCGACGTGCTCCGGGCCACGACGACGATCGCCTTTGCTCTGAACGCCGGGGCGCGCGAGGTGATTCCTTGCCTCGAGGTCGACGACGCCCGGCGTCGCGCGGCTCAGTACCCGGCGGGCACGGTGCTGCTCGGCGGTGAACGGCTGGGCGTGCGGATCGAAGGCTTCGACCTGGGAAACTCGCCCACCGAGTACACGGCCGAGCGAGTGATCAACAAGACGGTCGTCTTCACGACCACCAACGGCACGCGCGCCATGGAGCGCTGCCGGCTGGCCCGCCGGGTGTTGCTCGGCGCGCTGGTCACGCGCCGCGCGGTGGCCAAGGCCCTGGCTGGCGAGACCGACGTCGACATCGTTTGCGCCGGGACGCGCGGCGAAGTCGGGCTCGACGACGCCCTGACGGCCGGCGCGATCGCCGAAGAGTTGCTCATGCAGTGGATCACGCACGTGCCGGCGCTGAACGATCAGACCCGGATCGCGATGGACGCCTGGGGCCGGGCCGAGCGGCGCGGCGTGCTGCCGGCGCTCGAGGAAAGCTACGGCGGGCGGAACCTGATCGAGGAGGGATTCAAGGACGACATCTTCATCGCGTCGGACGTCGATCTGTTCGACCGCTCGCAGGTACCGACGCTCGACGTGCCGGCCTGGTCGATCCGGCTGGCTTGA